From the genome of Duffyella gerundensis, one region includes:
- the dnaJ gene encoding molecular chaperone DnaJ → MAKKDYYEILGVPKSAEEREIKKAYKRLAMKFHPDRNQGDKDAEGKFKEVKEAYEILTDAQKRAAYDQYGHAAFEQGGGGGYGGGGFGGGGGADFSDIFGDVFGDIFGGGRRQRASRGADLRYNMELTLEEAVRGVTKEIRIPTLEECDICHGSGAKAGTQPQTCPTCHGAGQVQMRQGFFTVQQACPTCHGRGSVIKDPCNACHGHGRVEKSKTLSVKIPAGVDTGDRIRLNGEGEAGEQGAPAGDLYVQVAVKKHPIFEREENNLYCEVPINFAMAALGGEIEVPTLDGRVKLKVPAETQTGKLFRMRGKGVKSVRGGNQGDLLCRVVVETPVSLNEKQKSLLRELEESFGGAAGEKNSPRSKSFLDGVKKFFDDLTR, encoded by the coding sequence ATGGCGAAGAAAGACTATTACGAGATTTTAGGCGTTCCGAAATCGGCGGAAGAGCGTGAAATCAAAAAGGCCTATAAACGCCTGGCGATGAAGTTCCATCCCGACCGTAACCAGGGCGACAAAGACGCCGAAGGTAAATTCAAAGAGGTCAAGGAAGCGTATGAGATCCTGACCGATGCGCAGAAGCGTGCCGCTTACGACCAGTATGGTCACGCAGCCTTTGAACAAGGCGGCGGTGGTGGATACGGCGGCGGCGGCTTTGGCGGCGGTGGCGGTGCAGACTTCAGTGATATCTTTGGCGACGTATTCGGTGACATCTTCGGCGGCGGACGTCGTCAGCGTGCCTCACGTGGTGCCGATTTACGCTACAACATGGAGTTAACGCTGGAAGAAGCGGTACGTGGCGTGACCAAAGAGATCCGCATTCCTACTCTGGAAGAGTGCGATATCTGTCACGGTAGCGGCGCGAAAGCGGGTACGCAGCCGCAGACCTGCCCAACCTGTCACGGTGCGGGCCAGGTGCAGATGCGTCAGGGCTTCTTCACGGTGCAGCAGGCGTGTCCAACCTGTCATGGACGCGGTTCGGTGATTAAAGATCCGTGTAATGCCTGTCACGGTCATGGACGCGTTGAGAAGTCAAAAACGCTGTCGGTGAAAATTCCGGCCGGTGTGGACACAGGCGACCGCATTCGCTTAAACGGCGAAGGTGAAGCCGGTGAGCAGGGCGCGCCAGCAGGCGATCTCTACGTTCAGGTAGCGGTGAAGAAACACCCAATCTTTGAACGTGAAGAGAATAACCTCTATTGCGAAGTGCCGATCAACTTCGCGATGGCTGCACTGGGTGGCGAAATCGAAGTGCCTACGCTGGATGGCCGCGTGAAGCTCAAGGTGCCTGCAGAGACGCAGACCGGCAAGCTGTTCCGCATGCGTGGCAAAGGCGTTAAATCGGTACGTGGTGGCAACCAGGGCGACCTGCTGTGCCGCGTAGTGGTTGAGACGCCGGTTAGCCTGAACGAGAAGCAGAAGTCGCTGCTGCGTGAGCTGGAAGAGAGCTTTGGTGGTGCGGCGGGTGAGAAGAACAGCCCGCGCTCAAAAAGCTTTCTCGATGGCGTCAAAAAGTTTTTCGACGATTTGACTCGCTAA
- a CDS encoding Bor family protein, producing the protein MNKLCVAALLALSLTGCAQQTFVMKQNQVGAATKTTSQPFFVSGIGQRKSIDAAQVCGGQEKVSRVEVQQTFVNGLLSLVTFGIYTPREARVYCAI; encoded by the coding sequence ATGAACAAGCTTTGTGTTGCGGCGTTGTTGGCTCTGAGTTTAACCGGCTGTGCGCAGCAGACTTTCGTAATGAAGCAGAATCAAGTTGGTGCGGCGACGAAAACCACCAGCCAGCCGTTCTTTGTTTCAGGTATCGGTCAGCGTAAGAGCATTGATGCGGCGCAGGTATGCGGCGGCCAGGAAAAAGTTAGCCGGGTTGAAGTGCAGCAGACGTTTGTTAATGGCTTACTGAGCCTGGTGACGTTTGGTATCTACACGCCACGTGAAGCGCGCGTTTATTGCGCCATCTAA
- the rpsT gene encoding 30S ribosomal protein S20: protein MANIKSAKKRAVTSEKRRKHNASRRSMMRTFIKKVHAAIATGDKEAAQNAFNEMQPLVDRQAAKGLIHKNKAARHKSNLTAAINKMA, encoded by the coding sequence TTGGCTAATATCAAATCAGCTAAGAAACGCGCCGTAACATCTGAGAAGCGTCGTAAGCATAATGCAAGCCGTCGTTCAATGATGCGTACTTTCATCAAGAAAGTACACGCGGCCATCGCTACTGGCGATAAAGAAGCTGCACAGAACGCATTTAACGAAATGCAACCACTCGTGGACCGTCAGGCTGCTAAAGGTCTGATCCACAAAAACAAAGCTGCGCGTCATAAGTCAAACCTGACTGCTGCAATCAACAAAATGGCGTAA
- the ribF gene encoding bifunctional riboflavin kinase/FAD synthetase, producing the protein MKFIRGIHNLRAQHRGCVLTIGNFDGVHRGHQALLTRLCEEGRKRQLPVTVMLFEPQPLELFAGANAPARLTRLREKLRYLAELGVDSVLCVRFDRQFAARTAQSFVSDLLVDKLNVKFLAVGDDFRFGAGRQGDFLLLQDAGAQYGFDVVSTQTFCEDGKRISSTAVRQALASDDLPLAESLLGHPFTISGRVVHGDALGRTIGFPTANLPLRRFVSPVKGVYAVEVRGLTDAPLPGVANIGTRPTVAGIRQQLEVHLLDIAMDLYGRHIEVVLRQKIRNEQRFASLDELKAQIAQDVVTARQYFGLQTPV; encoded by the coding sequence ATGAAGTTCATACGCGGTATACATAATCTCAGAGCACAGCATCGCGGCTGTGTGCTGACGATCGGTAATTTCGATGGTGTACATCGTGGACATCAGGCGCTGCTAACACGGCTGTGTGAAGAGGGGCGTAAACGCCAGCTGCCGGTAACGGTGATGCTGTTTGAGCCGCAGCCGCTGGAGCTGTTTGCCGGTGCCAACGCGCCGGCGCGTCTGACCCGCCTGCGGGAGAAGCTGCGCTATCTGGCTGAGCTGGGCGTTGACTCGGTGCTCTGCGTGCGTTTTGATCGCCAGTTTGCGGCGCGCACGGCACAAAGTTTTGTCAGCGATCTGCTGGTCGACAAGCTGAACGTGAAGTTTCTCGCCGTAGGCGATGATTTCCGCTTCGGCGCTGGCCGCCAGGGGGATTTCCTGTTATTACAGGACGCTGGCGCCCAATATGGCTTCGATGTCGTCAGTACGCAGACTTTCTGCGAAGACGGCAAGCGCATCAGCAGCACCGCGGTACGCCAGGCACTGGCCAGTGACGATTTGCCGCTGGCGGAATCGTTGCTGGGCCATCCTTTCACGATTTCCGGCCGCGTAGTGCATGGTGATGCGCTGGGAAGAACCATCGGCTTTCCTACTGCCAATCTGCCGCTGCGGCGCTTTGTCTCGCCCGTGAAGGGCGTGTACGCGGTTGAAGTGCGCGGCCTGACCGATGCACCGCTGCCAGGCGTCGCCAATATCGGCACGCGGCCCACGGTGGCCGGAATACGACAACAGTTAGAAGTTCATCTGCTGGATATTGCAATGGACCTGTACGGACGCCATATAGAAGTGGTGTTACGTCAAAAAATACGCAATGAGCAGCGCTTCGCATCGCTTGATGAACTGAAAGCGCAAATTGCCCAAGATGTGGTGACCGCCCGACAATATTTCGGGCTACAAACACCGGTCTAA
- the ileS gene encoding isoleucine--tRNA ligase — protein MSDYKSTLNLPETGFPMRGDLAKREPGMLQRWYDDNLYGIIREAKKGKKTFILHDGPPYANGSIHIGHSVNKILKDIIVKSKGLAGYDSPYVPGWDCHGLPIEHKVEQMIGKPGEKVSAAEFRAACRAYAAEQVEGQKKDFIRLGVLGDWDRPYLTMNFQTEANIIRALGKIIGNGHLHKGAKPVHWCLDCRSALAEAEVEYYDKTSPSIDVMFNAVDPAAVAAKFGVTDVAGPVSLVIWTTTPWTMPANRAISLHPEFEYQLLQIEGRALILAKDLVESMMKRAGVSEWTVLGTAAGAVLELMPFQHPFLDHHSPVVLGEHVTLDAGTGAVHTAPGHGPDDYVIGQKYGIEAANPVGPDGAFLPGTWPGLDGVNVFKANDMIVELLREKGALLHVEKLHHSYPHCWRHKTPIIFRATPQWFISMDQKGLRAQSLKEIGAVQWIPDWGQARIESMVANRPDWCISRQRTWGVPMALFVHKQTEQLHPDTLELMEKVAQRVEQDGIQAWWDLDARELMGDDADHYDKVPDTLDVWFDSGSTSYSVVDARPEFGGHTPDMYLEGSDQHRGWFMSSLMISTAMKGKAPYRQVLTHGFTVDGQGRKMSKSIGNTVSPQDVMNKLGGDILRLWVASTDYSGEMAVSDEILKRAADSYRRIRNTARFLLANLNGFNPETDLVKPEEMVVVDRWAVGRAQAAQADIINSYENYDFHEVIQRLMQFCSIEMGSFYLDVIKDRQYTAKSDGLARRSCQTALWYIAEALVRWMAPVMSFTADEIWNALPGKRAKYVFTEEWFDGLFGMTADESMNDAYWADLLKVRGEVNKIIEQARAEKRIGGALEASVTLYADADLAAKLMALGDELRFVLLTSGAQVADYALATDEAQQSELLKGLKIALHKAEGEKCPRCWHYATDIGQNADHPDICGRCVTNVAGAGEERKFA, from the coding sequence ATGAGTGACTATAAATCTACCCTGAACTTGCCGGAAACGGGGTTCCCGATGCGTGGCGATCTGGCCAAACGCGAACCGGGAATGCTGCAGCGTTGGTATGATGACAATCTGTACGGCATCATCCGCGAAGCCAAAAAAGGGAAAAAAACCTTTATTTTGCATGATGGCCCTCCCTATGCGAACGGCAGCATTCATATTGGTCACTCGGTTAACAAGATTCTGAAAGACATTATCGTTAAGTCGAAAGGCCTGGCGGGATATGACTCACCTTATGTGCCGGGCTGGGACTGCCACGGTTTGCCGATTGAGCATAAAGTTGAGCAGATGATTGGCAAGCCGGGTGAAAAGGTCAGCGCTGCTGAATTCCGCGCAGCCTGCCGTGCCTATGCCGCCGAGCAGGTGGAAGGCCAGAAAAAAGATTTTATCCGTCTCGGCGTGCTTGGCGACTGGGATCGCCCTTACCTGACGATGAATTTCCAGACCGAAGCGAACATCATTCGCGCGCTGGGAAAAATCATCGGTAACGGTCATCTGCATAAGGGTGCCAAGCCGGTTCACTGGTGTCTCGACTGTCGTTCAGCGCTGGCTGAAGCAGAAGTGGAGTATTACGACAAAACCTCACCGTCCATTGACGTGATGTTCAACGCGGTCGATCCCGCCGCGGTTGCGGCCAAATTTGGTGTGACCGACGTTGCAGGCCCGGTTTCGCTGGTGATCTGGACCACCACGCCGTGGACCATGCCGGCTAACCGCGCTATCTCGCTACATCCGGAATTTGAATATCAGCTGCTGCAGATCGAAGGCCGCGCGCTGATTCTGGCGAAAGATCTGGTTGAGAGCATGATGAAGCGCGCGGGCGTCAGCGAATGGACGGTACTGGGTACCGCCGCAGGCGCTGTACTGGAGCTGATGCCGTTCCAGCATCCTTTCCTGGATCACCACTCTCCGGTGGTGCTGGGCGAACACGTAACGCTGGATGCCGGTACCGGTGCGGTACATACCGCGCCAGGCCACGGCCCGGATGACTATGTGATCGGCCAGAAATATGGCATTGAAGCCGCTAACCCGGTTGGCCCGGATGGCGCATTCCTGCCGGGCACCTGGCCTGGTCTGGATGGCGTTAACGTCTTTAAGGCCAACGACATGATCGTTGAGCTGCTGCGTGAGAAAGGCGCACTGCTGCACGTTGAAAAACTCCATCACAGCTATCCACACTGCTGGCGCCACAAAACGCCAATCATCTTCCGTGCCACGCCGCAGTGGTTTATCAGCATGGATCAGAAAGGCCTGCGCGCGCAGTCGCTGAAAGAGATCGGTGCGGTGCAGTGGATTCCAGACTGGGGACAGGCGCGCATTGAGTCGATGGTCGCCAACCGTCCGGACTGGTGTATCTCGCGTCAGCGTACATGGGGCGTGCCGATGGCGCTGTTTGTGCACAAACAGACCGAGCAGCTGCACCCGGACACGCTTGAGCTGATGGAGAAAGTGGCTCAACGCGTTGAGCAGGATGGCATTCAGGCCTGGTGGGATCTCGATGCCCGCGAGCTGATGGGCGATGATGCCGATCACTACGATAAAGTGCCGGATACGCTGGACGTCTGGTTTGATTCCGGCTCCACCAGCTATTCCGTGGTCGATGCCCGTCCTGAGTTTGGCGGTCACACGCCGGATATGTACCTGGAAGGCTCCGATCAGCATCGCGGCTGGTTTATGTCATCGCTGATGATCTCAACCGCCATGAAAGGCAAAGCGCCGTATCGCCAGGTATTGACGCATGGCTTCACCGTGGATGGACAGGGGCGCAAAATGTCCAAGTCCATCGGCAACACCGTGAGCCCGCAGGATGTGATGAACAAGCTGGGCGGCGATATTCTGCGTCTGTGGGTCGCCTCAACCGATTATTCGGGCGAAATGGCGGTCTCTGATGAAATCCTGAAGCGTGCGGCGGACTCTTATCGTCGTATTCGCAACACCGCGCGTTTCCTGCTGGCTAACCTCAACGGGTTTAATCCGGAAACCGATCTGGTGAAGCCAGAAGAGATGGTAGTGGTGGATCGCTGGGCGGTAGGACGTGCGCAGGCGGCGCAGGCAGATATCATCAACTCGTATGAAAACTACGATTTCCATGAGGTGATTCAGCGTCTGATGCAGTTCTGCTCCATTGAAATGGGCTCGTTCTATCTTGATGTGATCAAGGACCGTCAGTACACCGCCAAGAGCGATGGTCTGGCGCGTCGCAGCTGTCAAACCGCGCTATGGTATATCGCCGAGGCGCTGGTGCGCTGGATGGCACCGGTAATGTCTTTCACCGCCGATGAAATCTGGAATGCTCTGCCGGGCAAACGTGCGAAATACGTGTTCACTGAAGAGTGGTTCGATGGTCTGTTTGGCATGACCGCCGATGAATCAATGAACGATGCTTATTGGGCGGACCTGCTAAAGGTGCGCGGCGAAGTGAATAAAATCATTGAGCAGGCGCGCGCAGAAAAACGCATTGGTGGGGCACTGGAAGCCAGCGTAACGCTGTATGCCGATGCCGATCTGGCCGCTAAGCTGATGGCGCTCGGCGATGAGCTACGCTTTGTACTGTTGACCTCAGGTGCGCAGGTGGCGGATTACGCGCTGGCCACCGACGAGGCGCAACAAAGTGAACTGCTGAAAGGGCTGA